Proteins encoded together in one Penaeus vannamei isolate JL-2024 chromosome 41, ASM4276789v1, whole genome shotgun sequence window:
- the LOC113817057 gene encoding uncharacterized protein, producing MFNEDDADAGKETDGSMSMQSESVRDLAVELYKIVTEYYAEDRESTAALPWSQAAFTLMAIIFAAVFVPLFKITASIFLAAAFRATSFLIFSPAAMAKIVGSEGYLYYAQILVRHYVGFGPFFTLFTNPLDAIPKLLNL from the exons aTGTTTAACGAAGACGATGCCGATGCCGGGAAGGAAACAGACGGATCCATGTCCATGCAGTCTGAATCGGTTCGAGATTTGGCGGTAGAACTATAT AAAATTGTCACGGAATACTACGCTGAAGATAGGGAGTCCACCGCAGCGTTGCCATGGAGCCAGGCTGCGTTCACTCTGATGGCCATCATATTTGCAGCGGTCTTTGTCCCTCTTTTTAAAATCACAGCTTCTATTTTCCTGGCTGCTGCCTTCCGGGCTACTTCGTTTCTCATATTTA gtCCGGCAGCCATGGCGAAGATCGTGGGCAGCGAAGGATACCTCTATTACGCGCAGATCCTCGTGAGACACTACGTAGGATTCggtcccttcttcaccctcttcacGAATCCTTTAGATGCGATTCCGAAGCTCCTGAATCtctaa